A stretch of the Halorussus salinus genome encodes the following:
- a CDS encoding glycosyltransferase family 4 protein, whose product MKVSHYFEWEEYITGGHAQSVDNQRTIMDRAGIEYTPKPTLDADLLHLNNMGPKSLYYAKQAQRADVPVLVHTHQTAEDFEESFAFSNLLAKPMKPYLRYAYSLADHLVCPSDHNRRVIEEYADAPKTVVSNGFDPEKVAGYDDESLRETYLDRYDLDPPVVFNVGHVIKRKGLEAFVETAREMPDLDFVWFGYLNPAGGELDRFLKSRDTKRLVESAPDNCQFTGYVEDIEGAFAAGDVFFWPSKNENEGIALLEAMSCGKPLVIRDIPTYDWLEDGTHCLKASDESADAATAAAEFADELDRLRDSDLREELGASAADKSEEFELDAVGEDLVSLYQRLA is encoded by the coding sequence ATGAAGGTGAGCCACTACTTCGAGTGGGAGGAGTACATCACGGGCGGGCACGCCCAGTCGGTGGACAACCAGCGCACGATTATGGACCGCGCTGGCATCGAGTACACCCCGAAACCGACCCTCGACGCCGACCTCCTCCACCTCAACAACATGGGGCCGAAGTCGCTGTACTACGCAAAACAGGCCCAGCGCGCCGACGTGCCGGTCCTCGTCCACACCCACCAGACCGCCGAGGACTTCGAGGAGAGCTTCGCGTTCTCGAACCTCCTCGCCAAGCCGATGAAGCCCTACCTTCGCTACGCCTACTCGCTGGCCGACCACCTCGTCTGTCCCTCCGACCACAACCGCCGGGTCATCGAGGAGTACGCCGACGCGCCCAAGACCGTCGTCAGCAACGGGTTCGACCCCGAGAAGGTCGCGGGGTACGACGACGAGTCGCTCCGCGAAACGTACCTCGACCGCTACGACCTCGACCCGCCCGTCGTTTTCAACGTCGGTCACGTCATCAAGCGCAAGGGACTCGAAGCGTTCGTGGAGACCGCCCGCGAGATGCCCGACCTCGATTTCGTCTGGTTCGGCTACCTCAACCCCGCCGGTGGAGAACTCGACCGATTCCTCAAGAGCAGAGACACCAAGCGACTCGTCGAGAGCGCGCCCGACAACTGCCAGTTCACGGGTTACGTCGAAGACATCGAAGGCGCGTTCGCGGCCGGAGACGTGTTCTTCTGGCCGAGCAAGAACGAGAACGAGGGCATCGCCCTGCTGGAAGCGATGTCCTGTGGCAAGCCGCTGGTCATCCGCGACATCCCGACGTACGACTGGCTCGAAGACGGCACTCACTGCCTGAAAGCCAGCGACGAGTCGGCCGACGCCGCGACGGCCGCCGCCGAGTTCGCGGACGAACTCGACCGCCTCCGCGACTCCGACCTGCGCGAGGAGCTAGGAGCCAGCGCCGCCGACAAGAGCGAGGAGTTCGAACTCGACGCCGTCGGCGAGGACCTCGTGTCGCTGTACCAACGGTTGGCGTGA
- a CDS encoding Sec-independent protein translocase subunit TatA/TatB has protein sequence MVQMIPLFGPVPGGMEMMVILLIAVLLFGANKIPKLARSTGEAMGEFKKGRQEVEEELQEMQEGTTESLNTDSEPVTETDTSTNTNTGSDAGSE, from the coding sequence ATGGTACAGATGATTCCACTGTTCGGACCCGTGCCCGGCGGGATGGAGATGATGGTCATCCTCCTCATCGCCGTCCTGCTGTTCGGCGCGAACAAGATTCCGAAGCTCGCCCGCTCGACCGGTGAAGCGATGGGCGAATTCAAGAAAGGGCGTCAAGAAGTCGAAGAAGAGCTCCAAGAGATGCAGGAAGGCACTACCGAGTCGCTGAACACCGACAGCGAACCGGTGACCGAGACCGACACCAGCACCAACACCAACACCGGCAGCGACGCTGGTAGCGAATAA
- a CDS encoding HD domain-containing protein, whose amino-acid sequence MSEPETEQSDDESRTYDPDADHAFPDERLNEVLEFVQNDPEIQTYLDAQNVNPVVRKGYNDHGSKHISIVRNRALGLYNLLKKGGVEFNGASQQGLDEADESVIVALAATIHDIGHVVHRDEHAYWSIPLAADVLDRILPQFDFYGTEEVVRVKGEVLHAILCHHTEEDPLTTEAGVVRVADALDMEEGRSRMPYEKGGRGIDTVSSQAIQRVSLRQGDTVPVLVEIEMLNAAGVYQIDNLLKAKLRDSGLEDDIRIVAVNIRDGDNNLVERVEL is encoded by the coding sequence ATGAGCGAACCTGAGACCGAGCAGTCAGACGACGAGAGTCGTACCTACGACCCCGACGCCGACCACGCCTTCCCCGACGAACGTCTCAACGAGGTGCTGGAGTTCGTGCAGAACGACCCCGAGATTCAGACGTACCTCGACGCCCAGAACGTCAATCCCGTCGTCCGGAAGGGGTACAACGACCACGGGAGCAAGCACATCTCCATCGTTCGGAACCGCGCGCTCGGCCTGTATAACCTTCTCAAGAAGGGCGGCGTCGAGTTCAACGGCGCGTCCCAACAGGGCTTAGACGAAGCCGACGAGAGCGTCATCGTCGCGCTGGCGGCGACCATCCACGACATCGGCCACGTCGTCCACCGCGACGAACACGCCTACTGGTCTATTCCCCTCGCCGCGGATGTCCTCGACCGCATTCTCCCGCAGTTCGACTTCTACGGCACCGAGGAGGTCGTCCGGGTCAAGGGCGAAGTCCTCCACGCCATCCTCTGTCACCACACCGAAGAAGACCCCCTGACGACCGAGGCGGGCGTCGTCCGGGTCGCCGACGCCCTCGACATGGAGGAGGGCCGTTCGCGGATGCCCTACGAGAAGGGCGGCCGGGGAATCGACACCGTGTCGAGTCAGGCCATCCAGCGCGTCTCGCTCCGACAGGGCGACACCGTGCCGGTCCTCGTGGAGATAGAGATGCTGAACGCCGCGGGCGTCTATCAGATAGACAATCTGCTGAAGGCGAAGCTCCGGGATTCCGGATTGGAAGACGACATCCGCATCGTCGCGGTCAACATCCGCGACGGCGACAACAACCTCGTGGAACGCGTCGAACTGTAA
- a CDS encoding YhbY family RNA-binding protein, which yields MTDEDLRKEAHDLDVTVWVGKAGIDSVTDELGDQLRDRKLVKVKFLRAARGGTTTDELAEELAERVDADLVETRGNTAVLH from the coding sequence ATGACAGACGAAGACCTACGCAAAGAGGCCCACGACCTCGACGTGACCGTCTGGGTCGGCAAGGCCGGAATCGACTCCGTGACCGACGAACTCGGCGACCAACTCCGTGACCGAAAGCTCGTGAAAGTCAAGTTCCTCCGGGCGGCCCGCGGCGGCACCACGACCGACGAACTCGCCGAGGAGTTGGCCGAGCGCGTGGACGCCGACCTCGTGGAGACGCGGGGGAACACCGCGGTGTTGCACTGA
- a CDS encoding orc1/cdc6 family replication initiation protein: MLLDFDEQQSLIRNRSLLNPNEVVEEERIVGRDEQLTQVTKMLRVAIGDNRPPNLFLYGPSGTGKSLIINAVCENIGRLCDSRGIRFGVIEMNCQDIGTLGSAVYELAMKVADEAGVSVEVPQHGVSTKEKWRELYRLVNENYDTVVFVLDELDMLVGRRDKDQPAFSRLLYQLSRAGSSNDITAQVSIAAITNDTKMLESVGSRALSSFTPEDVHFDDYDANQLRAILRHREDAFHDDVLQDDVIPLAAAFAAQNHGDARKAIDLMRVAGDLAEREGADRVGEQHVRKAQDKVERNRVLEVTRGISTQKKLCLYATAAVADEAGNSSARSTTGYQVYRFLTDALDADQYHQETYVNKMKELTTYSIVESERKSHGPSSGMFIEFTFNEQPETIMETLGEDSRLGDLSSDEVTAVVRAQLSNGN, from the coding sequence ATGCTACTCGACTTCGACGAACAGCAGTCGCTCATCCGGAATCGGTCGCTACTCAACCCCAACGAGGTGGTCGAAGAGGAGCGCATCGTCGGCCGCGACGAGCAGTTGACGCAGGTCACGAAGATGCTCCGGGTCGCCATCGGCGACAACCGCCCGCCGAACCTCTTTCTCTACGGCCCTTCGGGAACCGGGAAGTCGCTCATCATCAACGCGGTCTGCGAGAACATCGGTCGTCTCTGTGACAGCCGCGGGATTCGGTTCGGCGTCATCGAGATGAACTGCCAAGACATCGGGACGCTCGGGTCGGCCGTCTACGAACTCGCGATGAAGGTCGCCGACGAGGCGGGCGTCTCGGTCGAAGTGCCACAGCACGGCGTCTCGACCAAGGAGAAGTGGCGGGAACTCTACCGACTCGTCAACGAGAACTACGACACCGTGGTCTTCGTCCTCGACGAACTCGACATGCTCGTCGGGCGACGCGACAAGGACCAGCCAGCGTTCTCGCGACTCCTCTATCAACTCTCGCGGGCGGGGTCGAGCAACGACATCACCGCGCAGGTCTCCATCGCCGCCATCACGAACGACACGAAGATGCTCGAATCGGTCGGCAGTCGCGCGCTGAGTTCGTTCACGCCCGAGGACGTTCACTTCGACGACTACGACGCCAACCAGTTGCGCGCCATCCTCCGCCACCGGGAAGACGCCTTCCACGACGACGTGTTGCAGGACGACGTGATTCCGCTCGCGGCGGCGTTCGCCGCCCAGAACCACGGCGACGCCCGGAAGGCAATCGACCTGATGCGCGTCGCGGGCGACCTCGCCGAGCGCGAGGGTGCCGACCGGGTGGGCGAACAGCACGTCCGGAAAGCGCAGGACAAGGTGGAACGCAACCGCGTCCTCGAAGTGACGCGAGGCATCAGCACCCAGAAGAAACTCTGTCTCTACGCCACGGCCGCGGTCGCCGACGAGGCCGGGAACAGCTCCGCCCGGAGTACGACCGGCTATCAGGTCTACCGCTTTCTCACGGACGCCCTCGACGCCGACCAGTACCACCAAGAGACCTACGTCAACAAGATGAAAGAACTGACGACCTACTCCATCGTGGAGTCCGAGCGCAAGAGCCACGGTCCCTCCTCGGGGATGTTCATCGAGTTCACCTTCAACGAGCAACCCGAGACCATCATGGAGACGCTCGGCGAGGACTCCCGACTCGGGGACCTGTCGAGCGACGAGGTGACGGCGGTGGTGCGCGCACAGCTCTCGAACGGGAACTGA
- a CDS encoding mechanosensitive ion channel family protein: protein MMVDPLPFLDRVIDTGYATAITQAIYFVVAFVAIYVVGRLTVIPIVSRFLDRRNLDSHAKKPLLKITKFAVVFVAISVAFGAADYGNFLTSLATIAAAATLAIGFAMQDVIANFVAGVFIYTDKPFKIGDWVEWDGGSYSGVVEDIGLRVTRVRTFDNELLTVPNSQLTDGVIKNPVEGDRLRLKFLFGIGYDDDIDEATEIIVEEAEAHPDIMDDPAPSVRLTELGDSSVGLQSRIWISNPSRGDYVKTRGEYVTGVKERFDAEGIDIPYPNRTLEGGLELTNVEGTVEAADD, encoded by the coding sequence CTGATGGTCGATCCGCTTCCGTTTCTCGACCGCGTTATCGACACGGGATACGCGACGGCAATCACGCAAGCGATATACTTCGTCGTCGCGTTCGTCGCTATCTACGTCGTCGGTCGGCTGACGGTCATCCCGATAGTCAGCAGATTCCTCGACCGGCGGAACCTCGACAGCCACGCCAAGAAACCGCTGCTCAAAATCACGAAGTTCGCCGTCGTGTTCGTCGCCATCTCGGTCGCGTTCGGGGCCGCCGACTACGGCAACTTCCTGACCTCGCTGGCGACCATCGCCGCGGCGGCCACCCTCGCCATCGGGTTCGCGATGCAGGACGTTATCGCCAACTTCGTCGCTGGCGTGTTCATCTACACGGACAAACCCTTCAAAATCGGCGACTGGGTGGAGTGGGACGGCGGCAGTTACTCGGGCGTCGTGGAAGACATCGGCCTGCGCGTGACGCGAGTCCGAACGTTCGACAACGAACTGCTCACTGTACCCAACTCCCAACTGACCGACGGCGTCATCAAGAACCCCGTCGAGGGCGACCGACTCCGCCTCAAGTTCCTGTTCGGCATCGGCTACGACGACGACATCGACGAGGCGACCGAAATCATCGTCGAGGAGGCCGAGGCCCACCCCGACATCATGGACGACCCCGCCCCGTCGGTCCGACTGACCGAACTCGGGGACTCCTCGGTCGGGCTTCAGTCCCGCATCTGGATTTCGAACCCCTCGCGGGGCGACTACGTGAAGACCCGCGGCGAGTACGTAACCGGCGTGAAAGAGCGATTCGACGCCGAGGGCATCGACATCCCGTACCCGAACCGGACCCTCGAAGGTGGTCTCGAACTGACGAACGTCGAGGGGACGGTCGAGGCCGCGGACGACTGA
- a CDS encoding redoxin domain-containing protein, with amino-acid sequence MVEVGDAAPDFTAPLANGDVEEFTLSENLDDAPVILAFFPGAFTGVCTTEMATFEENLDDFEEATVYGVSVDAPFSLNEFRDQQDLSFGLVSDSNKEIIDDYGVEMDFADMGYYGVAKRAVFVIDGDGEVVYEWVSDDPGVEPDYDEVADAANAAEAAAE; translated from the coding sequence ATGGTCGAAGTCGGAGACGCCGCACCGGATTTCACTGCACCGCTCGCAAACGGCGACGTAGAGGAGTTCACCCTCTCGGAGAACTTGGACGACGCGCCCGTCATCCTCGCGTTCTTCCCCGGCGCGTTCACCGGGGTCTGCACTACCGAGATGGCCACCTTCGAGGAGAACCTCGACGACTTCGAGGAGGCGACCGTCTACGGCGTCAGCGTGGACGCGCCGTTCTCGCTCAACGAGTTCCGCGACCAGCAGGACCTGAGTTTCGGCCTCGTTAGCGACTCCAACAAGGAGATAATCGACGACTACGGCGTCGAGATGGACTTCGCCGACATGGGGTACTACGGCGTCGCCAAGCGCGCCGTCTTCGTGATAGACGGCGACGGCGAGGTCGTCTACGAGTGGGTCAGCGACGACCCCGGCGTCGAACCCGACTACGACGAAGTCGCCGACGCCGCGAACGCCGCGGAGGCGGCGGCCGAGTAA
- the hpt gene encoding hypoxanthine/guanine phosphoribosyltransferase: MDKLKQSLLDAPIIEKDGYHYFVHPISDGIPVLEPGLLREIVIQIIRKAELEDVDKIVTPAAMGIHISTAVSLMTDIPLVVIRKREYGLDGEVALSQQTGYSENEMYVNNVHEGDRVLLLDDVLSTGGTMKAITEALEHIGADVADVVAVIKKEGPNELDDTDYDVKTLINVDVQDGEVVITDEHGDG, translated from the coding sequence ATGGATAAGCTGAAGCAGTCTCTGCTCGACGCGCCGATCATCGAGAAAGACGGCTATCACTACTTCGTCCACCCCATCAGCGACGGGATTCCGGTCCTCGAACCGGGACTCCTCCGTGAAATCGTCATCCAGATCATCCGCAAGGCCGAACTGGAAGACGTAGACAAGATCGTCACGCCCGCGGCGATGGGCATCCACATCTCGACCGCGGTCTCGCTGATGACCGACATCCCGCTGGTCGTCATCCGCAAGCGCGAGTACGGACTGGACGGCGAGGTCGCGCTCTCCCAGCAGACCGGCTACAGCGAGAACGAGATGTACGTCAACAACGTCCACGAGGGCGACCGCGTACTGTTGCTGGACGACGTTCTCAGTACCGGCGGCACGATGAAGGCCATCACGGAGGCGCTCGAACACATCGGCGCGGACGTAGCCGACGTGGTCGCGGTCATCAAAAAGGAAGGACCGAACGAACTGGACGACACCGACTACGACGTGAAGACGCTCATCAACGTGGACGTGCAGGACGGCGAAGTCGTCATCACCGACGAACACGGCGACGGATAG
- a CDS encoding ribonuclease P protein component 4, giving the protein MTIAEERIERLASLARDAAAECHDDRAREYVRLARRLAERNRIPLPKEFKRFTCDACDTYLRPGKNARVRLQDGHVVVTCDCGEQARYPYE; this is encoded by the coding sequence ATGACGATAGCCGAAGAGCGCATCGAGCGTCTCGCCTCGCTCGCCCGCGACGCCGCCGCGGAGTGTCACGACGACCGCGCCAGAGAGTACGTCCGTCTCGCGCGCAGGCTGGCCGAGCGCAACAGAATCCCGCTCCCGAAGGAGTTCAAACGCTTTACCTGCGACGCCTGCGACACCTACCTTCGACCGGGAAAGAACGCCCGTGTCAGATTGCAAGACGGTCACGTCGTCGTCACCTGCGACTGCGGCGAGCAAGCGCGGTACCCCTACGAGTGA
- a CDS encoding glycosyltransferase family 4 protein: protein MERVAAFTDTYLPTVNGVTYTIASWRERWERAGGRMDVVYPNADGHRPNDGEHPVGSLPLPFYDGFHVGTPKVPKAVRDAEVVHAHTPFNIGVGGLRLARKKDVPLVASYHTPTSEYAEYVSPTDSIASLVGRVSEAYERWFYGRADAVLAPSEATRDHLKSAVGVDTPVEVVPNGIDTERFRPVETDEFLARHDLRGERPLIGYTGRHGYEKRLSELVAAAADMDVTVVFGGDGPAREDLEEQAESLGADARFLGFLDREEMPAFYSALDAFAFPSPVETQGLVALEANACGTPVVGANAGALADTIDHGETGYHYESGNIDDFRDAVHRTLADRDDLRERCLARRDEVSVEHAVEKLHDVYDRMR, encoded by the coding sequence ATGGAACGGGTCGCCGCGTTCACCGACACCTACCTGCCGACGGTCAACGGCGTGACGTACACCATCGCGTCGTGGCGCGAGCGGTGGGAACGGGCGGGCGGTCGGATGGACGTGGTCTACCCCAACGCCGACGGCCACCGGCCGAACGACGGCGAACATCCCGTCGGGAGTCTTCCGCTCCCCTTCTACGACGGGTTCCACGTCGGCACGCCGAAGGTGCCGAAAGCCGTCCGAGACGCCGAGGTCGTCCACGCGCACACGCCGTTCAACATCGGCGTCGGCGGTCTGCGCCTCGCCCGGAAGAAGGACGTGCCACTCGTCGCCTCGTATCACACTCCCACCAGCGAGTACGCAGAATACGTCTCCCCGACCGACTCCATCGCGTCGCTGGTCGGCCGGGTCTCCGAGGCCTACGAGCGATGGTTCTACGGCCGAGCGGACGCGGTGCTGGCACCCTCCGAGGCGACCCGCGACCACCTGAAGTCGGCGGTCGGCGTGGACACGCCGGTCGAAGTCGTGCCCAACGGCATCGACACCGAGCGGTTCCGGCCCGTCGAGACCGACGAGTTCCTCGCGCGCCACGACCTCCGAGGAGAACGCCCGCTGATAGGCTACACCGGACGCCACGGGTACGAGAAGCGCCTCTCGGAACTCGTCGCGGCCGCGGCCGACATGGACGTGACGGTCGTCTTCGGCGGCGACGGACCGGCCCGCGAGGACTTAGAGGAACAGGCCGAAAGTCTCGGCGCTGACGCCCGATTTCTCGGCTTTCTCGACCGCGAGGAGATGCCCGCGTTTTACTCGGCGCTCGACGCCTTCGCGTTCCCGAGTCCGGTCGAGACGCAGGGGTTGGTCGCGCTGGAGGCCAACGCCTGCGGGACCCCCGTCGTGGGCGCGAACGCGGGCGCGCTGGCCGACACCATCGACCACGGCGAGACCGGGTATCACTACGAGAGCGGCAACATCGACGACTTCCGCGACGCAGTTCACCGGACGCTGGCCGACCGCGACGACCTCCGGGAGCGGTGTCTCGCCCGGCGCGACGAGGTGAGCGTCGAACACGCCGTCGAGAAGTTGCACGACGTGTACGACCGGATGCGATGA
- a CDS encoding PAS domain-containing sensor histidine kinase, translating into MTISDAALSAGFDALPGQAAVLNRSGRILATNRAWREFAAAGSGDADHIGVNYLRVCDESDDEQAARTGVAIRSLVEEDRGKVSVEYPCHTPDRERWFTMRALRFAHEGETYVLVHHHEITERKRAELDLRAQNDRLETVAGVLSHDLRNPLNVALGRTELLDAERDTDAGTDADADGESADESDHLAALTRSLERMEAIVENALVLAADEEVTDTRRVELDEQADEAWRQVETGDATLVVAESVAFRADPDLLAHVFENLFRNAVEHGATTVTVGGDEGVGTGDGNQNGSTGESGDETTGVPGFYVADDGPGIPPEARDRVFDANYSTAADGTGLGLAIVRQVVEAHGWSVGVTESAAGDVGVAESAAGGVGGSREVKSDGGPEVRDDGTGIPDEASGANHGARFEISF; encoded by the coding sequence GTGACTATTTCGGACGCCGCCCTCAGCGCGGGATTCGACGCGCTTCCGGGTCAAGCCGCGGTACTGAACCGGTCGGGTCGAATCCTCGCCACTAATCGAGCGTGGCGCGAGTTCGCGGCGGCGGGTAGCGGCGACGCCGACCACATCGGCGTGAACTACTTGCGGGTCTGTGACGAGAGCGACGACGAGCAGGCGGCCCGGACCGGCGTGGCCATCCGGTCGCTGGTCGAGGAGGACCGCGGGAAAGTCTCCGTCGAGTACCCCTGTCACACGCCCGACCGGGAGCGGTGGTTCACGATGCGGGCGCTCCGATTCGCCCACGAGGGCGAGACGTACGTACTGGTCCACCACCACGAGATTACCGAGCGAAAGCGGGCGGAGTTGGACCTCCGCGCGCAGAACGACCGACTCGAAACGGTCGCGGGCGTCCTCAGCCACGACCTCCGCAACCCCCTGAACGTGGCGCTGGGACGCACCGAACTCCTCGACGCCGAGCGCGATACCGACGCCGGGACCGATGCCGACGCCGACGGCGAAAGTGCCGACGAGTCCGACCACCTCGCGGCGCTGACTCGCTCGCTCGAACGCATGGAAGCCATCGTGGAGAACGCGCTGGTGCTGGCGGCCGACGAGGAGGTCACCGACACCCGGCGGGTCGAACTGGACGAGCAGGCCGACGAGGCGTGGCGACAGGTCGAGACCGGCGACGCCACGCTCGTCGTCGCCGAATCGGTCGCGTTCCGGGCCGACCCGGACCTACTGGCCCACGTCTTCGAGAACCTGTTCCGGAACGCGGTCGAACACGGTGCGACCACGGTGACGGTCGGCGGAGACGAGGGCGTCGGCACGGGCGACGGGAACCAGAACGGTAGCACGGGCGAGAGCGGCGACGAGACTACCGGTGTGCCGGGCTTCTACGTCGCCGACGACGGGCCGGGTATCCCGCCGGAAGCCCGCGACCGAGTGTTCGACGCGAACTACTCGACGGCCGCAGACGGGACGGGTCTCGGTCTGGCCATCGTCCGGCAGGTCGTCGAAGCCCACGGCTGGTCGGTCGGCGTCACCGAAAGTGCCGCTGGCGATGTCGGCGTCGCCGAGAGCGCCGCTGGCGGGGTCGGTGGCTCCCGAGAAGTGAAATCGGACGGCGGCCCGGAGGTCCGTGACGACGGCACGGGAATCCCGGACGAAGCGTCCGGGGCGAATCACGGCGCGCGCTTCGAGATATCGTTTTAG